A window of the Gossypium arboreum isolate Shixiya-1 chromosome 2, ASM2569848v2, whole genome shotgun sequence genome harbors these coding sequences:
- the LOC108467182 gene encoding 8-hydroxygeraniol oxidoreductase-like isoform X3, producing MLYASVCRTDLLFANGFPIPAFPRVMGHEGVGVVESIGEGVTGLREGDLVIPAYIAECKTCETCMSEKTNLCLKYPLSYNGLMLDGSSRMSIRGQTAYHAFSCSTWCQYLVINVNFLIKIDPKTPLPDASFLSCGFSTGYGATWKEAMVKNGSSVAVFGLGAVGLGAIKGAKSHGAIKVIGIDNNPMKAAKGRAFGMTDFINPEESDKSISELVKDLTAGMGVDYSFECTGVPPLINQAIQSTKLVLTHHYHTLFYGTGKIIQMGVEEPNVNINIIGLLVGRTLKGSIFGGLKAKTDLPIIYSKCKNREIQLDELLSHEIKLEDVDKVFELLKQPDCVKILIKI from the exons ATGCTATATGCCAGTGTTTGTCGTACTGATTTATTGTTTGCCAATGGATTCCCAATC CCTGCTTTTCCTCGAGTGATGGGTCATGAAGGTGTGGG GGTGGTGGAGAGCATTGGAGAGGGAGTGACAGGACTAAGAGAAGGGGACCTTGTGATTCCGGCCTATATAGCGGAGTGTAAAACGTGTGAGACTTGTATGTCTGAAAAGACCAATTTATGCTTAAAATACCCATTAAGCTACAATGGGTTAATGCTGGATGGCAGTTCAAGGATGTCCATCAGAGGTCAAACTGCCTACCATGCATTTTCATGCTCAACATGGTGCCAATACCTGGTTATCAACGTCAACTTCCTTATCAAGATTGACCCAAAAACTCCACTTCCGGATGCTAGCTTCCTTTCATGTGGATTTTCAACCGGATATGGGGCTACATGGAAGGAAGCAATGGTTAAAAATGGCTCATCTGTTGCTGTTTTTGGCCTTGGAGCTGTTGGCTTGGGG GCCATCAAGGGAGCCAAAAGTCATGGTGCTATTAAAGTAATTGGTATAGACAATAACCCAATGAAAGCAGCAAAGGGACGAGCATTTGGAATGACGGATTTTATAAATCCCGAGGAATCTGATAAATCAATTTCCGAATTGGTGAAGGATTTAACTGCTGGAATGGGCGTTGACTATAGCTTTGAATGTACTGGGGTTCCACCCCTCATCAATCAAGCCATTCAATCCACAAAATTGGTACTGACACATCACTATCATACACTATTTTAT GGAACAGGAAAAATCATACAGATGGGAGTAGAAGAGCCAAATGTGAACATAAACATCATAGGGCTTCTCGTTGGAAGAACATTGAAGGGGTCAATTTTTGGAGGGCTGAAAGCTAAAACCGACCTTCCAATTATATATTCAAAATGTAAAAACAGG GAAATCCAGCTTGATGAACTTTTGAGTCATGAGATTAAGCTGGAAGACGTAGACAAAGTTTTTGAGTTGTTGAAGCAACCAGATTGTGTCAAgattttgatcaaaatttga
- the LOC108467182 gene encoding 8-hydroxygeraniol oxidoreductase-like isoform X2, whose protein sequence is MTTTNSHVITCKGIVSWGKGEPLKVEEIQVEPPKSNEVRVKMLYASVCRTDLLFANGFPIPAFPRVMGHEGVGVVESIGEGVTGLREGDLVIPAYIAECKTCETCMSEKTNLCLKYPLSYNGLMLDGSSRMSIRGQTAYHAFSCSTWCQYLVINVNFLIKIDPKTPLPDASFLSCGFSTGYGATWKEAMVKNGSSVAVFGLGAVGLGAIKGAKSHGAIKVIGIDNNPMKAAKGRAFGMTDFINPEESDKSISELVKDLTAGMGVDYSFECTGVPPLINQAIQSTKLGTGKIIQMGVEEPNVNINIIGLLVGRTLKGSIFGGLKAKTDLPIIYSKCKNREIQLDELLSHEIKLEDVDKVFELLKQPDCVKILIKI, encoded by the exons ATGACTACAACAAACTCTCATGTTATAACATGCAAAG GCATTGTAAGTTGGGGAAAAGGGGAGCCATTGAAGGTCGAAGAGATACAAGTAGAACCACCAAAATCAAATGAAGTTCGAGTTAAAATGCTATATGCCAGTGTTTGTCGTACTGATTTATTGTTTGCCAATGGATTCCCAATC CCTGCTTTTCCTCGAGTGATGGGTCATGAAGGTGTGGG GGTGGTGGAGAGCATTGGAGAGGGAGTGACAGGACTAAGAGAAGGGGACCTTGTGATTCCGGCCTATATAGCGGAGTGTAAAACGTGTGAGACTTGTATGTCTGAAAAGACCAATTTATGCTTAAAATACCCATTAAGCTACAATGGGTTAATGCTGGATGGCAGTTCAAGGATGTCCATCAGAGGTCAAACTGCCTACCATGCATTTTCATGCTCAACATGGTGCCAATACCTGGTTATCAACGTCAACTTCCTTATCAAGATTGACCCAAAAACTCCACTTCCGGATGCTAGCTTCCTTTCATGTGGATTTTCAACCGGATATGGGGCTACATGGAAGGAAGCAATGGTTAAAAATGGCTCATCTGTTGCTGTTTTTGGCCTTGGAGCTGTTGGCTTGGGG GCCATCAAGGGAGCCAAAAGTCATGGTGCTATTAAAGTAATTGGTATAGACAATAACCCAATGAAAGCAGCAAAGGGACGAGCATTTGGAATGACGGATTTTATAAATCCCGAGGAATCTGATAAATCAATTTCCGAATTGGTGAAGGATTTAACTGCTGGAATGGGCGTTGACTATAGCTTTGAATGTACTGGGGTTCCACCCCTCATCAATCAAGCCATTCAATCCACAAAATTG GGAACAGGAAAAATCATACAGATGGGAGTAGAAGAGCCAAATGTGAACATAAACATCATAGGGCTTCTCGTTGGAAGAACATTGAAGGGGTCAATTTTTGGAGGGCTGAAAGCTAAAACCGACCTTCCAATTATATATTCAAAATGTAAAAACAGG GAAATCCAGCTTGATGAACTTTTGAGTCATGAGATTAAGCTGGAAGACGTAGACAAAGTTTTTGAGTTGTTGAAGCAACCAGATTGTGTCAAgattttgatcaaaatttga
- the LOC108467182 gene encoding 8-hydroxygeraniol oxidoreductase-like isoform X1, whose translation MTTTNSHVITCKGIVSWGKGEPLKVEEIQVEPPKSNEVRVKMLYASVCRTDLLFANGFPIPAFPRVMGHEGVGVVESIGEGVTGLREGDLVIPAYIAECKTCETCMSEKTNLCLKYPLSYNGLMLDGSSRMSIRGQTAYHAFSCSTWCQYLVINVNFLIKIDPKTPLPDASFLSCGFSTGYGATWKEAMVKNGSSVAVFGLGAVGLGAIKGAKSHGAIKVIGIDNNPMKAAKGRAFGMTDFINPEESDKSISELVKDLTAGMGVDYSFECTGVPPLINQAIQSTKLVLTHHYHTLFYGTGKIIQMGVEEPNVNINIIGLLVGRTLKGSIFGGLKAKTDLPIIYSKCKNREIQLDELLSHEIKLEDVDKVFELLKQPDCVKILIKI comes from the exons ATGACTACAACAAACTCTCATGTTATAACATGCAAAG GCATTGTAAGTTGGGGAAAAGGGGAGCCATTGAAGGTCGAAGAGATACAAGTAGAACCACCAAAATCAAATGAAGTTCGAGTTAAAATGCTATATGCCAGTGTTTGTCGTACTGATTTATTGTTTGCCAATGGATTCCCAATC CCTGCTTTTCCTCGAGTGATGGGTCATGAAGGTGTGGG GGTGGTGGAGAGCATTGGAGAGGGAGTGACAGGACTAAGAGAAGGGGACCTTGTGATTCCGGCCTATATAGCGGAGTGTAAAACGTGTGAGACTTGTATGTCTGAAAAGACCAATTTATGCTTAAAATACCCATTAAGCTACAATGGGTTAATGCTGGATGGCAGTTCAAGGATGTCCATCAGAGGTCAAACTGCCTACCATGCATTTTCATGCTCAACATGGTGCCAATACCTGGTTATCAACGTCAACTTCCTTATCAAGATTGACCCAAAAACTCCACTTCCGGATGCTAGCTTCCTTTCATGTGGATTTTCAACCGGATATGGGGCTACATGGAAGGAAGCAATGGTTAAAAATGGCTCATCTGTTGCTGTTTTTGGCCTTGGAGCTGTTGGCTTGGGG GCCATCAAGGGAGCCAAAAGTCATGGTGCTATTAAAGTAATTGGTATAGACAATAACCCAATGAAAGCAGCAAAGGGACGAGCATTTGGAATGACGGATTTTATAAATCCCGAGGAATCTGATAAATCAATTTCCGAATTGGTGAAGGATTTAACTGCTGGAATGGGCGTTGACTATAGCTTTGAATGTACTGGGGTTCCACCCCTCATCAATCAAGCCATTCAATCCACAAAATTGGTACTGACACATCACTATCATACACTATTTTAT GGAACAGGAAAAATCATACAGATGGGAGTAGAAGAGCCAAATGTGAACATAAACATCATAGGGCTTCTCGTTGGAAGAACATTGAAGGGGTCAATTTTTGGAGGGCTGAAAGCTAAAACCGACCTTCCAATTATATATTCAAAATGTAAAAACAGG GAAATCCAGCTTGATGAACTTTTGAGTCATGAGATTAAGCTGGAAGACGTAGACAAAGTTTTTGAGTTGTTGAAGCAACCAGATTGTGTCAAgattttgatcaaaatttga